The following coding sequences are from one Ammospiza nelsoni isolate bAmmNel1 chromosome 5, bAmmNel1.pri, whole genome shotgun sequence window:
- the STRAP gene encoding serine-threonine kinase receptor-associated protein — protein MAMRQTPLTCSGHTRPVVDLAFSGVTPYGYFLISACKDGKPMLRQGDTGDWIGTFLGHKGAVWGATLNTDASKAATAAADFTAKVWDAVSGDELITLAHKHIVKSVDFTQDSNYLLTGGQDKLLRIYDLSKPEAEPDVVSGHTSGIKKALWSSDDKQILSADDKTVRLWDRSTMTEVKSLNVAMSVSSMEYVPEGQILVITYGKTIAFHSAETLEQIKSFEAPATINSASLHPAKECLVAGGEDFKLYKYDYNTGEELESYKGHFGPIHCVRFSPDGELYASGSEDGTLRLWQTTVGKTYGLWKCVVPEEENAEAAKARTTLPGTAEEEIVAEEIASENSDTVYSSTPEVKA, from the exons ATGGCCATGAGGCAGACCCCGCTCACCTGCTCCGGCCACACGCGGCCCGTGGTGGACCTGGCCTTCAGCGGCGTCACCCCCTACGGATATTTCCTCATCAGCGCCTGCAAGG ATGGCAAGCCCATGCTGCGCCAGGGGGACACAGGAGACTGGATTGGCACATTTCTGGGTCACAAAGGGGCTGTTTGGGGTGCCACCCTGAACACGGATGCCAGTAaagcagctacagcagcagcagatttcaCAGC CAAAGTGTGGGATGCTGTGTCAGGCGATGAACTAATCACACTGGCTCACAAACACATTGTCAAAAGTGTGGATTTTACACAG GATAGCAATTATCTGTTAACAGGTGGACAAGATAAGCTCTTGCGTATCTACGACTTGAGCAAGCCAGAAGCAG AACCTGATGTTGTCAGTGGACATACTTCTGGCATTAAAAAGGCCTTGTGGAGCAGTGATGACAAACAGATTCTTTCAGCTGATGATAAAACTGTCCG CCTCTGGGACCGGAGTACCATGACTGAGGTGAAGTCACTAAATGTGGCAATGTCAGTGAGCAGCATGGAGTATGTTCCAGAAGGACAGATACTGGTGATAACCTATGGGAAGACTATTGCTTTTCATAGTGCTGAAAC TCTAGAGCAGATTAAATCATTTGAAGCACCTGCTACAATCAATTCTGCATCTCTTCACCCCGCAAAAGAATGTTTGGTTGCAGGTGGTGAAGATTTTAAACTCTATAAATATGACTATAATACAGGAGAAGAATTAG AATCTTACAAAGGGCACTTTGGTCCCATTCACTGCGTGAGATTTAGCCCCGATGGAGAGTTATATGCCAGTGGCTCTGAGGATGGAACACTAAGGCTGTGGCAGACAACAGTAGGGAAAACCTATGGCCTTTGGAAGTGTGTAGTTCCTG AAGAGGAGaatgcagaagcagcaaaagcaaggaCTACCCTTCCAGGAACTGCAGAGGAGGAAATAG TTGCAGAAGAGATTGCCTCTGAAAACTCAGATACAGTGTACAGCTCAACTCCTGAAGTGAAAGCCTGA